The proteins below are encoded in one region of Lactuca sativa cultivar Salinas chromosome 3, Lsat_Salinas_v11, whole genome shotgun sequence:
- the LOC111881571 gene encoding uncharacterized protein LOC111881571 encodes MGEFQRSVVCRIASLSICCFVSFMSVGVFHIFVYSDDVFLCFAGYIVYLCDFCCQSAYSGFTNIPWFWLQIVKKNKKNCPSIVKGLYMVFVTQRNFISFNIEFSKKVYV; translated from the exons ATGGGTGAATTTCAGAGGTCTGTTGTTTGTAGAATTGCTTCCTTAAGTATCTGTTGTTTCGTTTCTTTCATGTCTGTTGGTGTGTTCCATATTTTTGTTTATTCTGATGATGTTTTTTTGTGCTTTGCAGGTTATATAGTGTATCTGTGTGATTTTTGTTGTCAATCTGCTTACTCTG GCTTTACTAACATCCCATGGTTTTGGTtacaaattgtaaaaaaaaataaaaaaaactgtcCATCAATTGTTAAAG GACTTTACATGGTCTTTGTTACACAGAGAAATTTCATTTCTTTCAACATAGAGTTCTCAAAGAAGGTCTATGTATGA